One Candidatus Moraniibacteriota bacterium genomic window, TAATCGTACCAAAAATGTTTGTCCCTTTCAATGAATTTTTTGCGGAATATTGTGAAATTTATTCCGGTAAAAATTGAAAGAATTTCCTCAATCAACTCAGGTTTTTTTGTGATATAGGGCCTGAAGACAATCAGATTGTAATCATCCTGCGGCAAAAGTTTGAACTTTCTGCCATTGACTTTTTTGTTTCCGCTGTTGGGTTCTTTAACCCTGTACTTTTTGTCAGTCATTTACCACCTCTCTTCTCCTTTCGGATTTTATTTTATTTTTAATTTTCTATAATTCCCTAAAACAATAACATTATTATCCTGATTCTGGCTTAATTTAGGGAATAAGTCAAGATTGAGCTGAGTAGCTTTCCCTACTTGACAAAATTGGTTTTTAGGAGTATAATAAAAAGTTACCATTAAGGTGACAACTGTAAACTTAAAAATAAAAAAATGTTTATATAGGAGGGAGAAATAATGAGGAGAATACTCTATTTGGTTATTATGATAGTTTTTTCAGCGAAGTTTGCGTTTGCGTTTGATTTCAAAGCTGCGGATGCAGATTACGCAGGGGATGACGAAATTTTGTCTGAATCAAATTTTGGAATTTCCGGTGAGGTTTTCGCCAGCAACGCCTATGTGGGCGATGATGGCGGAGTTTATTACAGGGGCTTGATTATTCAGCCCTGTGTAACTGTTTCTCATAATCCCTCTGGAATTTATGCCAGTGTGTGGGGATCGATCGCTCCTGGCCAAAGTCCGACATCGGACAATGGCGAGGGGAACAATGCCGGAAATGAAATTGATTTCATTCTGGGGTGGGCAAAGGATTTTGAGAAAGTAAAAGTTGATGCATCCTATGCCTATTACAAGTTGTTTCCTTTAAACAAGTGGGGAAATGGAGACATTCATTCTTTCAATTTGAAGTTCAGTTATGCATTAACGGAGAAAATTACTCCGTATGCGAAATTTATTTATGACTGTGTGGATGGAGAAAGAGAACAAAACGGTTTTATTTATCGGGTTGGTTCAACCTTTGATTTGCATGAAAACCTAAGAATAGACATTTCATTCGGCGGTCATGGTACGGTATTTGGTACCAGAGAGGAGATAATAAGTTCAGGCAAAGTATCAGTTTCCTTTCCGTGGGTAATTGAATCAGTAACATTGGCGCCCGAAATTGCATACCAGAAACGTATGGGATATGAGCCTGAAAATGGCGGGCTTTCAGAGGACATCTTATATGCAGGCGTAAGAGTCCAATTCTAAGAATCATGCTTGCAAATCGGCTATGGTTGCGAAAAATTCGCACCATAGCCTTTTTTATTTTCCATAAAGAAATATTTGTGATATAATAATTAAAAATAAAAATATGGATAAAAAATCTGCAATTTTTTTAGCTACATTTATCTCGCTCATCATAATATCGGTATGGGTGACTTTTATTCGCATATATGTTCAGAAAGATTATATAATCCAAAATCAGATAGACTGCGATCCGACAGTCGATGCCTGTTTTATTTGGGAATGTGATCCTGAATCAACAGAAGAAGGGGAAGCTTGCACAGGGGATCCGGAAATGGACATTTGGTATTATGCGGTTGCACAGAGAAAAGCCAACATGATTCCGGAATGTGATCCTGATGATGAAAACTGCCTTCCCTTTGAATGTTTGGAAGGGGAAGAAGATTGCAGCGTAACTTTTTGCGATGAAATAACTAAGGAAGAACAGGGAGTAGAATGCAATGATCCAGTGCAATATAATATTGATAATCCAGCTGAAGAAGAGGAAGAATCTGAATGCGCTGAAGATGATGAAGAATGCCTAGCTGCCGAAGAGGAAGCTGCAGAATGTGAAGAAGGTGATGAAGAGTGCTTAGCTGCTAAAGAGGAGGAAGCAGATGCAGAAGAAACTGCTGCAGAAGACACGACAGAAGAAACTGCTGCAGAAGAGGCTGAATAAAACGACATAAATCTTACAGATTTTTAAAAAAGAAGCATTCCTGCTTCTTTTTAAAAACCGACTTTATTTTTTATTCTTTAGAGTGCTGAGAGAAATGGAAGAGGTGGAATACAGAATTTATAAATGAAACCAAAAAGGTACCTGGCTTCTTTTGTTTTACTGCTTTAATATTATAATATATCACGGTAATTTCAAAGGCAAAATTCCTGTTAAAGTATTGACAAAAATAAATTAAGATGTATAATTACGGGTATGAAGAATATAATGACAATTAGGCAACATTGTGACACTTCTATTTTATAGAGGGTTTTTGTCTTTATTTTTCATACAAATAAAAAATGAAATAAAAATAAAATTAAAGCTCTCTTTAGAGGCTTTTATTTTTATCCAAAATGGTTCTTTAAAAAAGAAAATCATCAAACACGTCTTTAAACTATGCAAAAAAAGAAAGGAGAAACAATGAAAAGAAAAATTCAACAGCTTAAACCTCTGAGTGGCTTTATGGAACTACTTCCAGCAGAACAAATCTTATTTAACCAGATGCTCGATATTGTCCGCAGGAACTATGAACTTTTTGGGTTTATTCCCCTAAGTACTCCTCTAATTGAAAAAGAAGAAGTTCTTATGGCAAAAGGGGGAATTGAAACGGATAAGCAGATTTATCGCATTCAAAAGGGTAAAGTTGATTTGGCTTTAAGGTTTGATTTAACTGTGCCATTGGCCAGATATGTTGCCCAGTACTATGCAGATCTGCAATTTCCTTTTCGCCGTTACCAAATCGGTAAGGTTTTTCGGGGAGAAAGAGCGCAGAAAGGACGATATCGTGAATTTTATCAATGCGACATTGATATTATTGGAAATGAAACATTGAGCTTGGCAAACGATGCTGAGATTCCAGGAGTCATTTATGCAACCTTTAGGAATCTTGGATTAGGAGCATTCACTATCAGAATCAATAATCGTAAAATTTTGAACGGATTTTTTCAATCTCAGGGCTTAGAAAAGCAGGCGATGGAAATTTTACGCATTATTGATAAGTTTAAAAAAATCGGCAAAGAGCAAGTCAAAAGTAACCTTCTTTCTTTTGGTTTATCCATAGATCAAACAGAAAAGATCCTTAGCTTCATTACCATTGAGGGTGAAAATGACCAGATTATTTCTCAGCTATGTGAATTTGGAGTTACCAATGCCATCTTCATTGAGGGTGTCGATGAATTAAAGCAAGTTTGTCAAATGGTAGGTCTTTTTGGGGTACCAAGAGAGTGCCTTAAAATAGATTTAGCTATTGCACGTGGTTTAGATTATTACACGGGCACTGTCTATGAAACCACTCTTAATGATTGTCCAGAAATTGGCAGTATCTGCTCTGGCGGCAGATACGATAATCTGGCCGAAGCATTTACTGACAGAAAATTGCCTGGTGTTGGGATATCAATAGGATTTACAAGACTGTTCTCCCAACTCAAAGATGTGGGTGTAATAAAAGCTGGCAATTCGACGCCTGCTCGTGTAATGATTATTCCCATGGATAACCAAGTGGCAAGGGCAGTAGAAATATCTGCAAAGTTCCGTGCTAATGAAATTTCAACTTTTGTATATTTGGAGCAAAAAACGGTTGGCAAAATTTTTAAAATTGCTGACCGATTGAAAATTCCCTTTGCTTTAATTATCGGTAATACTGAAGTTGAACAGGGGCTGGTTTCTTTGAAAGATATGGCGAGTGGTTCACAGGATGTATTTTCTGCTGAAGAAGCAATTGACAAAATACTTTCATTAGAAATAAGGAGGTAAACTGATGATGAAAGAAGAATGCCCTGAAAAAAAAAATCGAATTTATCTTCAATGGCATTTGACCAACAAATGCAATAATGGATGCAAACATTGCTACCAGCATGCGCACCAAGGAGAGGACGTGAGATTGGACGATGCTGATGCAATTA contains:
- the hisS gene encoding histidine--tRNA ligase, which gives rise to MQKKKGETMKRKIQQLKPLSGFMELLPAEQILFNQMLDIVRRNYELFGFIPLSTPLIEKEEVLMAKGGIETDKQIYRIQKGKVDLALRFDLTVPLARYVAQYYADLQFPFRRYQIGKVFRGERAQKGRYREFYQCDIDIIGNETLSLANDAEIPGVIYATFRNLGLGAFTIRINNRKILNGFFQSQGLEKQAMEILRIIDKFKKIGKEQVKSNLLSFGLSIDQTEKILSFITIEGENDQIISQLCEFGVTNAIFIEGVDELKQVCQMVGLFGVPRECLKIDLAIARGLDYYTGTVYETTLNDCPEIGSICSGGRYDNLAEAFTDRKLPGVGISIGFTRLFSQLKDVGVIKAGNSTPARVMIIPMDNQVARAVEISAKFRANEISTFVYLEQKTVGKIFKIADRLKIPFALIIGNTEVEQGLVSLKDMASGSQDVFSAEEAIDKILSLEIRR